From the Oligoflexus sp. genome, the window ACGAAAATCATAGCTATCAATATATCTGGACGGTCAGTCAGTGTCTCGTCCCGAACTTCGTGTGAAGTTTATTTTTTTCCTGCCGACATCTGCCATCATGAAAATAAAAGCTGCATAATAGTTGAAAAGCAATAGAGGGAGTTTTTGATATGCTGCTGCTCATGAAGCGGACCTGCCGCTTCTGTCTGCTTGGGATGCTCTTATGCGCGAATCAGGTCCATGCAGCCCAATGGGGCGTTATCGCATCGACCTATGATACCCTGCGCGAATTTTCTGTCGTTGGAGATGGGACCCTGACGGAAACCTTACAGGAGGCGATCCAGATCTGTCGTAAAAAGCGCCCAGGTCAGGACTGTTTTGCGGTTGCGGCCGTGCAGGACGGTTGCCTTGCGTGGGCTGTGGATCGGCGTGGGCACTATGGTTGGGCCCAGTTGAAGGGCTCGCGCCTGAACACGGAAGCCATGGCCACCATGGAACGCAAAGCTGTGGAACAATGCCTTCAGGATCCAGAGTCCGGCCGCTGCCGCGTTGTGAAAACGATCTGCACCGACGACCCCGTTCTATAAGCCGCTTCGAAACTTCCCGGAAAACACCCGCAGAGTTTCCTGTATATCTTCCCGATTGTTGTGTGCGTGCGGCGACAGGCGCAGACCCGGCCCGCGCCGCGCGTGACTGATCTTGTTTTTCTTCAGCG encodes:
- a CDS encoding DUF4189 domain-containing protein, which encodes MLLLMKRTCRFCLLGMLLCANQVHAAQWGVIASTYDTLREFSVVGDGTLTETLQEAIQICRKKRPGQDCFAVAAVQDGCLAWAVDRRGHYGWAQLKGSRLNTEAMATMERKAVEQCLQDPESGRCRVVKTICTDDPVL